Genomic segment of Borrelia hispanica CRI:
TCTTCTGCGATGATTCTTGCTTCAAAATTTCTCAAATTTTGATCAATTGGTGCTGGTGTTACTCTTACAAGCTCATTTTGACCAAATTCACTAGTAATAAGTCCTGAACCAGGAATAAACGTTGACCTTGTCGTCATAAATCTAGCACCTTTATTTGCAAGTTTAATTTCTTCAACAGAATTTGCCGACTTAACTTTCGATATTCTTTTCAAGATTTCTTCTAAGACTGTATTAGCACGATCTAAATCACGAGCTTGATTCCAAGACCAATTAGACACCTTAACCTTGTCAACCTCAGCTTGTGCTTTGATACGTTCTGCTTCTAAATCTTTAAGTTTGCGTTTACGTTCTAATTCAACCTTCTTAGAAGTTTCTGCATTAGTTATTCCTTGGGTCTCTTGTTGTTTTTTAGATTGATGCTCATTCTCTAATGTCCTAATGCGTCTTTGAAATTCCTCTCCAGATATTTGTCCTTTACTTTGAGCCTGTTTCAAGAACGCGATCTCCTTATTATACTGCTCATCAAGCTGATTTAATTTCTCTTTTCTCATTGAAATTTCGTTATCAAATTCTTCTTCAAGACGCATAATTGCAATTTCACTTTGTTTTTCTAATTCTTTCAAATCTTGATCACGTCTCTCTTCAACCTCTTTGATTCTTTGTTGTTCAAAACCTTGAAAAAGTCCAACTGTAAAATCCAAAGCAGCTGCACCAAGTGCTCCCCAAGGTCCAAAACTTGCCAACATATCTTTTGACACATCAAACAACGACTGTATTACGGTATCAGCAGTATTACCCGCTGCAACATTTTTGCCCAAATCTTTGTTAACAACTTTAGTTACAACATCCAAAGCTTTTGATACCAACTTACTCAAAGCATCATATAAAGTATCAAACAAAGACTCAGTTTCACTAAGTAAAGACTCAGTTGCCGTTTGTGCTTTTTCTGCAATTTCAATCAAAGAACTTTTATTTGAATCATTAAGACTATCAAACAATTCCTTATGTACTTTGACAAAGTCAGAATAAAGCTTCTTAATTTCAACTTCCATCTCAGCAGCCGCTTTTTCTTGTTCATGCAAAGGCCCCATTAAAACCTTAAATTGCATTGTTTGTACTTTATTTTGCAAAGCTTTATGCGCTTCTACAAAAGCTCTATCATCTGTCGTTTTTTCAAATTCGTCTACTCCCTTTTTCAGGGCAATAAACAACTGCTTATTAGAATCATTAAGAGAATGAAAACTTGCCGAATAATTATTAACAAATTCTTGCTGCTTCACATTAATAACATTAGCAAGTTCCTTCATTTTACTTTCTTGTTCTTCATATGGAAGAATCAAAACTTCTTGATTAAGTCTTGCTATTTCTGCTTGTAAGTCCTTATGTTCATTAACAAAATGATGATTAGATTGAGCAAAATCATTAACCTGTTTCTCAATATTAGCAAGAGTTTGTTGATTTTGTTGAATCAAAATATCAAAATTTTTACCATACTTACCAATAAATTCCTTATTTTTTGCATTTACTATAGACTGTAAATCACGAGTAGCCTTTTCTTGTTCATGCAAAGGCTTGATGAATACTGCTCTTTGCATTTTGAAAATTTGTTGTTGCAAAGTCTCATATTCTGCAATCATCTGCTTATTGAAATTATCGATTCTTCTTTTTTCGGCCTCTATTTTTCGTTTTTCTGAATTACTATTATCCTTCAACAAATCAGGAGCAGGCTCTGATGATGCAACTGTCTCTACAATCTTCTTATCTTTACCTTTAGCCATACTCAATGTTTCATATAATGTATCCCAAACACTTTGTGACCATTTTTTCAAAGTTTGGAAAAGAGAGATAATCGGTTCAAATCCAGCCCTAAATTTTTCAACAAATTTGGTAGCAACATAGTTTGCAAGCTCTTTTATTTGATGAAAAAAATCAACTACAGAATTCTTAACCTTTACAAAAATATTGACAACCGGACTAAATGCAGACTCAAATCCTTCAACAATCTTGGTCGAAATATAACCTACAAAATCTTTCATTTTATTGAATACATCAACTACAGAATTTTTAATCTTTGCAAAAATATTGACAACTGATTGAATTGCAAACTTGAATCCTTCAACAAACTTGGTCGAAATATAACCTACAAAATCTGTCAATTTCTTAGTAAAAGTAATTACCGAAGCAGTTGCTTTTGTTATGGGAACTAAAATTCCAACCATTAACCATTGTTTCGTTTTTTCAAAACCAATCATCAAAGGTTCAAATGCTTTTCCAAGCTCCAGAAATAATTTACTACTTAATTTAGAAGTTTGAAGCTGAGCTTCTGACAAATTCTTTGCTCCACGAGCAGTATTGCCGTAAAACTTACCACCTTCAGCTGTAGCCTTCTTAAGAGCACCACTTAATTCATCAAAACCAACTCGACCTTTA
This window contains:
- a CDS encoding tape measure protein; the encoded protein is ALIENTRRMGDNFKNLASAVKVVGSNSTKSFKSVGSTLKRVGKNLFNVKNMANAAADALERMVNTIGPIVLIVKTLQMAGNAVNNVFTGAMESLESFNNEVSVFSQMLNNDSLGKALADDMNAFGEQTTFTSEAISSAAQTMLSYGASASEVSQRMRMFGEAAGNSSEGLTKLAEIYSKVEAGNKIAVEDLEALRSVGVDITDILAKEAGVASDELLELASKGRVGFDELSGALKKATAEGGKFYGNTARGAKNLSEAQLQTSKLSSKLFLELGKAFEPLMIGFEKTKQWLMVGILVPITKATASVITFTKKLTDFVGYISTKFVEGFKFAIQSVVNIFAKIKNSVVDVFNKMKDFVGYISTKIVEGFESAFSPVVNIFVKVKNSVVDFFHQIKELANYVATKFVEKFRAGFEPIISLFQTLKKWSQSVWDTLYETLSMAKGKDKKIVETVASSEPAPDLLKDNSNSEKRKIEAEKRRIDNFNKQMIAEYETLQQQIFKMQRAVFIKPLHEQEKATRDLQSIVNAKNKEFIGKYGKNFDILIQQNQQTLANIEKQVNDFAQSNHHFVNEHKDLQAEIARLNQEVLILPYEEQESKMKELANVINVKQQEFVNNYSASFHSLNDSNKQLFIALKKGVDEFEKTTDDRAFVEAHKALQNKVQTMQFKVLMGPLHEQEKAAAEMEVEIKKLYSDFVKVHKELFDSLNDSNKSSLIEIAEKAQTATESLLSETESLFDTLYDALSKLVSKALDVVTKVVNKDLGKNVAAGNTADTVIQSLFDVSKDMLASFGPWGALGAAALDFTVGLFQGFEQQRIKEVEERRDQDLKELEKQSEIAIMRLEEEFDNEISMRKEKLNQLDEQYNKEIAFLKQAQSKGQISGEEFQRRIRTLENEHQSKKQQETQGITNAETSKKVELERKRKLKDLEAERIKAQAEVDKVKVSNWSWNQARDLDRANTVLEEILKRISKVKSANSVEEIKLANKGARFMTTRSTFIPGSGLITSEFGQNELVRVTPAPIDQNLRNFEARIIAE